The Streptomyces sp. 135 sequence GGAGTCGGTGAGGTACACGCGGCCCGACTTCTCCTTGGCGGCCGTGTCCAGGAGCAGCGTGTCCTGGTCGCCGCTGATGATGAGGTCGTCCAGGCGGACCCGGTCGGCGGCGGTGCGCAGCGCGACCGCCTGCTGGCCGTTGAGCTGCTGGTTCCTCGCCTCGTCGAAGTCGTTGGAGAAGGTGAGGTGGCGGGCCTGGAAGTCGTCCGCCTCCACGGCGACGGTCGCGCTGCCGCCGGTGCCGTACGTTCCCGAGCCGTCCGGCTTCGTCATGCCGGCGGCATGGCCCTCGACGATGACGGTGTCCTTGCGGCTGCGGCCCGTGCCCTCGAACGTGACGTGGGGCTTGTTCGCCGGGACCTTGACCGTCTCGCGGTAGGTGCCGGGGGCGATCCGGATCACCACGCGCGAGGTGTTGCCCGCCGGGACGGCGTCGACGGCCTTCTGCACGCTGGTGAACCGTCCGCCGCCGTCCTTCGCCACCGTGAGGGTGGTACTCGCGGCGGCCGGGGCACCGGTTGTCGTGCCGATCGAACCGCGCGGTCCCGCACCGGACTTGAGGAGCGCGGGAACGTCTGCCGCCTTGTCCAGGCTGTACTTGTAGTACGCCTTGGGGTCGAACGCCGTGCCGCCGCTCTCGTTGCGGCCGCTGGTGCGGGAGAAGACGTTGCCGCGCTGGACCAGGGCGGCGGTGGCGTCCTTGATGACGGGGTTCTTCATGCCGTCGAAGTAGCTGTTCTCCAGGACCATCTTCGTCCTGCCGCGCGCGTAGTTGCCGTACGACGAGGTGATGTCCGTGCCCGGGGCGTCCTGGAGGTAGTTGTTGTAGAGGTGGGCGTGGGCGACGTTGTCGGTCGACGGGTTGCGCTGTTCCGTCTCGCGGAACCAGTTGTGATGGATCGTCAGGTCGGCGGTGGCGTTCTCGGTCCAGCCGATGCCGAACGTCTTGTTGTTGTCGCTGAGCCTGTTCCAGGACACGGTCACGCAGGTGGTGTCCTTGCGGCTGTCGATCAGGCCGTCGGCCATGTGCCGCAGGTCGTTGTGGTCGATCCAGACGTGGTGCGCGCCGTCCATCTGGATGGCGTCCCAGTCGTGCTCCTTGTCGTTCCAGGTGCCGTGGTACGAGTCCCGGATCGTGAGGTTCCGAATGATCACGTTGTGCACGCCCTGGCCGAGGAAGAACCCGCCGCCGACGATTTGTCCCGAGGTGCCCGCGCCCACGATCGTCTTGTCGGAGGCGACCTTGATCTCCTTGCCCTTGGGGTCCATCGAGATCGTCCCGGCCACCACGATGACGTACGGCTCAGGGGCGGTCGCGTACTTCTCCAGGTCGGCGAGGGTCCGTACGGTGACCGTCTTCCCGTCCCGCCCGCCGTACGTCCCCTTCTGGCCGAGCGCGTGGACCGAGGCGAAGCCGTCGGCGGTGTCCTTCGCCCATGACGGCGCGGCGGCGGCCGCGGCCCTCGGCTGCGCGTCCTCGCCGAACACCCCGAAGACCGTGCCGTAGGCCATGACCCCCGCGGCGGCCAGCGCCAGCGGGACACCTGCCAGCAGGGCCCTCTTCCTTCTGCGGTGCCGCGCCTTGCCGTGGCCGTGCAGCTCACTCATGCGTCGCTTCCCATCTGTACGTACGTGGGGGGCGCCCGTGGATCACGGGCCGCTGAGCAGTCGCCGCACGGCCC is a genomic window containing:
- a CDS encoding pectinesterase family protein; its protein translation is MSELHGHGKARHRRRKRALLAGVPLALAAAGVMAYGTVFGVFGEDAQPRAAAAAAPSWAKDTADGFASVHALGQKGTYGGRDGKTVTVRTLADLEKYATAPEPYVIVVAGTISMDPKGKEIKVASDKTIVGAGTSGQIVGGGFFLGQGVHNVIIRNLTIRDSYHGTWNDKEHDWDAIQMDGAHHVWIDHNDLRHMADGLIDSRKDTTCVTVSWNRLSDNNKTFGIGWTENATADLTIHHNWFRETEQRNPSTDNVAHAHLYNNYLQDAPGTDITSSYGNYARGRTKMVLENSYFDGMKNPVIKDATAALVQRGNVFSRTSGRNESGGTAFDPKAYYKYSLDKAADVPALLKSGAGPRGSIGTTTGAPAAASTTLTVAKDGGGRFTSVQKAVDAVPAGNTSRVVIRIAPGTYRETVKVPANKPHVTFEGTGRSRKDTVIVEGHAAGMTKPDGSGTYGTGGSATVAVEADDFQARHLTFSNDFDEARNQQLNGQQAVALRTAADRVRLDDLIISGDQDTLLLDTAAKEKSGRVYLTDSYVIGNTDFVFGRATAVIDRSVLTLKKRWNGTSAGYVAAPSTPAGRKGFLITRSTVDGDVSARSFHLGRPWHAGGDASLDPQTTVRDSTLGAAVKAAPWTDMGGFSWKDDRFAEYENSGPGAGPAGGDRPHLTDAQATAQETADWLGDWKPAP